Proteins from one Chroococcidiopsis sp. CCMEE 29 genomic window:
- a CDS encoding DUF3593 domain-containing protein, giving the protein MIRDSSFLILPSKETLFALSLFPYLGFLWFISRVKQMPRLALFGFYCTLVFVAVTIPAGIYAQVHYGQTLANVDWLHGSAEFFLTLSNILIVLGFRQAVKGARGVDAPAASRRVG; this is encoded by the coding sequence ATGATTCGTGATTCATCCTTCCTAATTCTTCCTTCTAAAGAAACCTTGTTCGCCCTATCTCTTTTTCCCTACTTGGGTTTCTTGTGGTTTATCAGCCGAGTCAAACAAATGCCACGTTTGGCGCTGTTTGGTTTCTACTGTACTCTGGTTTTTGTCGCCGTCACTATCCCCGCTGGGATTTATGCCCAAGTGCATTATGGTCAAACCTTAGCAAATGTTGATTGGCTGCACGGAAGTGCAGAATTTTTCTTGACACTTTCTAACATTTTGATTGTGCTAGGCTTCAGACAAGCAGTAAAAGGGGCGAGGGGCGTAGACGCGCCAGCGGCTTCTCGAAGAGTGGGGTGA
- a CDS encoding VWA domain-containing protein has protein sequence MKIWNWRSQLSNTEHSSTDISDLSLEEAVEFAENPEPRCPCILLLDTSGSMQGEAINALNDGLRTFKHQLNQDNLAKKRVEVAIITFNTEVAVVQDFVTSDEFEPPTLAAEGLTQMGAAILQGLEMIEARKAQYRAHGVAYYRPWVFLITDGEPQGEPDSLLEKAAQQIKNDEEHQRVAFFAVGMEEANMTRLSQIGKRSPLKLKGLNFQELFIWLSASMQQVSKSQLEEQLPLPPADWQIE, from the coding sequence ATGAAGATTTGGAATTGGCGATCGCAGCTCTCAAATACTGAGCACAGTAGCACAGATATATCCGACTTGAGTTTGGAAGAGGCAGTTGAATTTGCTGAGAACCCAGAGCCGCGTTGCCCATGCATATTACTGCTAGACACTTCTGGCTCTATGCAAGGTGAAGCAATTAACGCCTTAAATGACGGTTTACGCACATTTAAGCATCAACTCAACCAAGATAATCTAGCAAAGAAGCGAGTCGAGGTAGCGATTATCACATTCAACACTGAGGTGGCAGTGGTTCAAGACTTTGTGACATCTGACGAGTTTGAGCCACCGACACTGGCAGCTGAGGGTTTGACTCAAATGGGTGCTGCCATCCTTCAGGGGTTGGAGATGATTGAAGCGCGTAAAGCCCAATATCGCGCCCACGGGGTCGCCTACTATCGGCCATGGGTGTTTTTGATTACAGATGGAGAGCCCCAGGGGGAGCCAGATAGTCTGTTAGAAAAAGCAGCGCAGCAAATCAAAAATGACGAAGAGCATCAACGAGTTGCTTTCTTTGCCGTGGGAATGGAAGAAGCCAACATGACGCGCCTGAGCCAAATCGGTAAGCGTAGCCCGCTGAAGCTAAAAGGTTTAAACTTCCAGGAGCTATTTATTTGGCTTTCAGCTAGTATGCAACAAGTTTCGAAATCTCAACTGGAGGAGCAGTTACCGCTACCGCCAGCAGATTGGCAGATAGAGTAA
- the dnaK gene encoding molecular chaperone DnaK gives MAKVVGIDLGTTNSCVAVMEGGKPTVIANAEGFRTTPSVVAFAKNGDRLVGQIAKRQAVMNPENTFYSVKRFIGRKFDEVTNEATEVSYKVLSGGNSNVKLDCPAAGKQFAPEEISAQVLRKLVEDASKYLGETVTQAVITVPAYFNDSQRQATKDAGKIAGLEVLRIINEPTAASLAYGFDKKSNETILVFDLGGGTFDVSILEVGDGVFEVLATSGDTHLGGDDFDKKIVDYLAEEFRRSEGIDLRKDKQALQRLTEAAEKAKIELSSVTQAEINLPFITATQEGPKHLDMTLTRAKFEELCSDLIDRSRIPVENALRDAKIDKSAIDEVVLVGGSTRIPAVQELVKRILGKDPNQSVNPDEVVAVGAAIQAGVLGGDVTGILLLDVTPLSLGVETLGGVMTRIIPRNTTIPTKKSEVFSTAVDGQSNVEIHVLQGEREMATDNKSLGTFRLDGIPPAPRGVPQIEVTFDIDANGILNVTAKDKGSGKEQSISITGASTLDKSEVERMVKQAEQNAAVDKERREKIDRKNQADSLAYQAEKQLNDLGDKVPAADRTKVEGLVKDLRDAISKEDDEQIKRLMPELQQTLYSIGANLYQQGGGGTDAGGGPTPDGSSSTSATGDDVIDADFTETK, from the coding sequence ATGGCAAAAGTAGTTGGAATTGACTTAGGTACGACTAACTCCTGCGTAGCAGTGATGGAAGGTGGTAAACCCACTGTTATTGCTAACGCAGAAGGTTTTCGGACAACGCCGTCAGTCGTCGCCTTTGCAAAGAATGGCGATCGCTTGGTCGGCCAAATCGCCAAGCGCCAAGCGGTGATGAACCCCGAAAACACCTTTTATTCTGTCAAACGCTTCATCGGACGTAAATTTGATGAAGTTACAAATGAAGCCACTGAAGTTTCTTATAAAGTTCTAAGTGGCGGCAACAGCAACGTCAAACTGGACTGCCCAGCTGCTGGCAAGCAGTTTGCACCTGAAGAAATTTCAGCGCAAGTCCTCCGCAAGCTGGTAGAAGATGCTAGTAAGTATCTTGGTGAAACTGTCACTCAAGCCGTAATCACCGTCCCAGCATATTTCAACGACTCCCAGCGTCAAGCTACCAAAGATGCCGGTAAAATTGCTGGTTTGGAAGTACTGCGGATTATCAACGAACCTACAGCTGCTTCTCTAGCTTACGGCTTCGATAAAAAGAGCAACGAAACCATTCTTGTGTTTGACCTGGGCGGTGGTACATTCGACGTATCCATCCTGGAAGTAGGCGATGGTGTGTTTGAAGTGCTAGCTACCTCGGGTGATACCCACTTGGGCGGTGATGACTTCGATAAGAAGATTGTTGACTACTTAGCCGAAGAATTCAGACGCTCAGAAGGGATTGACCTGCGTAAAGATAAGCAAGCTCTACAACGCTTAACTGAAGCGGCTGAAAAAGCCAAGATTGAGCTGTCTAGCGTTACCCAAGCGGAAATCAACCTACCATTTATTACCGCTACCCAGGAAGGTCCTAAGCACCTGGATATGACGCTGACACGCGCCAAGTTCGAAGAACTCTGTTCTGACTTGATTGACCGCAGCCGCATTCCAGTAGAAAACGCGCTGCGCGACGCCAAGATAGACAAGAGCGCGATCGACGAAGTGGTCTTGGTCGGTGGTTCGACCCGGATTCCTGCTGTGCAAGAACTAGTCAAGCGGATATTGGGTAAAGACCCGAACCAAAGCGTTAACCCAGACGAAGTCGTAGCAGTCGGTGCAGCGATTCAAGCAGGTGTACTTGGCGGTGATGTCACAGGTATCTTGCTGTTAGACGTGACGCCACTGTCCTTGGGTGTGGAAACACTGGGTGGTGTCATGACCAGAATCATCCCTCGCAACACCACAATTCCCACCAAGAAGTCCGAAGTCTTCTCTACCGCTGTCGATGGTCAGAGTAATGTGGAAATCCACGTTCTCCAAGGCGAACGGGAGATGGCTACCGACAACAAGAGTCTGGGAACTTTCCGCTTAGATGGCATTCCTCCAGCACCTCGAGGTGTACCTCAGATTGAAGTGACATTCGACATTGATGCTAACGGCATTCTCAATGTCACCGCCAAAGACAAGGGCAGTGGCAAAGAGCAATCGATCAGCATTACTGGTGCCTCTACTCTGGATAAATCTGAAGTTGAGCGGATGGTCAAGCAAGCCGAACAAAATGCAGCAGTTGACAAAGAGCGTCGTGAGAAGATTGACCGCAAGAACCAGGCTGACTCTTTAGCTTACCAAGCTGAGAAGCAACTCAACGATTTGGGTGACAAAGTACCAGCGGCTGACAGAACCAAGGTTGAAGGTTTAGTCAAAGACTTGCGGGATGCTATCTCCAAGGAAGACGACGAGCAGATTAAGCGGCTGATGCCAGAACTGCAACAGACTCTGTATAGCATCGGTGCCAACCTGTATCAACAAGGTGGTGGCGGTACAGATGCGGGTGGTGGACCCACCCCAGATGGCAGCAGTTCTACCTCTGCTACTGGCGATGATGTGATTGACGCTGATTTCACTGAAACAAAGTAA
- a CDS encoding acetoacetate decarboxylase family protein — protein sequence MAYPQAPWKLQGYALQTLQPLDIDRVRPLIPSELEIISVWPGKTVGGVYLSYYGSGSVLEYSELIVIAALVAHSGKFGGWVSHIYVDNPDSIAGGRDIWGLPKEMAEFNWEKGNRVTVRQGNRLLCALSYNQQGFGWRQWLGGSSFSTLGADLLLFPAELESRLGLVSSKLEVPSESPFANLALGQPWLTVHADQMRLKVDAPEVVGQRAAKFSYPQVGD from the coding sequence ATGGCATATCCACAAGCCCCCTGGAAACTCCAAGGCTACGCTCTCCAAACCTTGCAACCGCTAGATATTGACCGAGTACGTCCTTTGATTCCCTCGGAGTTAGAAATTATCTCCGTGTGGCCTGGAAAGACAGTGGGTGGAGTTTATTTATCCTATTACGGCTCAGGTTCAGTGCTGGAGTATAGCGAGTTAATTGTGATTGCTGCCCTGGTAGCTCATTCAGGTAAATTTGGTGGTTGGGTTTCCCATATCTATGTTGATAATCCAGATTCTATTGCGGGTGGTCGAGACATCTGGGGTCTACCAAAGGAAATGGCTGAGTTTAATTGGGAAAAAGGGAACCGCGTCACTGTCCGTCAAGGAAACCGGTTACTTTGCGCTCTTAGCTACAATCAGCAAGGCTTTGGGTGGAGACAGTGGTTAGGTGGGTCTAGTTTCAGTACTTTAGGTGCTGATTTGCTTTTATTCCCAGCTGAACTTGAATCTCGCTTGGGTTTGGTCAGTTCTAAGTTAGAAGTACCTTCAGAGAGTCCCTTTGCCAATTTAGCTTTAGGTCAGCCTTGGTTAACGGTTCACGCCGATCAAATGCGCTTGAAGGTTGATGCACCAGAAGTAGTAGGGCAAAGGGCAGCTAAATTTAGCTATCCGCAGGTCGGAGATTGA
- a CDS encoding transposase, giving the protein MSTILAHAQGLVYTLLSMMPSPYQQKSLQAMLGLFLQAQGHPLPQHSKAKSASALSRFLNVYSWSTRKLIRTTRQIALKRIISQCHKGRRPFLQVIIDLTTLEKRGKFKAFEQLVRVYHGKRGLHLVVLYLVVGRWRLPWNFRVWRGKGTASPTQLGLKLIKSLPQALTKHFQVIILVDTAFGSVEFLHAARQLKYHVIAGVRCDRKLLDKRCVADLSKRGQQVRLVGLKFPVSVSWYYLKRDNGNLEKRFVLSTKPLKGSTITWWGKRRWQIEGWFKTAKHRFGLHRFGQGTLLGVYRWLVLSLIAYLLAHWAYLSTNTTDLPDWGAAALLALQAFLPQLVLFLLLLEIERLRPLCCAQGIDIQFTRCKM; this is encoded by the coding sequence ATGTCAACCATCCTTGCCCACGCCCAAGGGTTAGTTTACACCCTGCTATCGATGATGCCGAGTCCCTACCAGCAAAAGAGTCTGCAAGCAATGTTGGGATTATTTTTACAAGCACAAGGGCATCCCTTACCGCAGCACAGTAAAGCTAAGTCTGCCAGTGCTTTAAGTCGGTTTCTCAACGTCTACTCTTGGTCAACTCGAAAGCTAATTCGCACAACTCGACAAATAGCACTTAAACGAATCATCAGTCAGTGTCACAAAGGGCGCAGACCCTTTCTACAAGTGATTATTGACCTGACTACCCTAGAAAAAAGAGGTAAATTCAAAGCTTTTGAGCAATTGGTACGGGTGTATCATGGCAAGCGAGGACTACACCTAGTCGTACTATATTTAGTTGTTGGACGTTGGCGGCTGCCCTGGAACTTTCGTGTTTGGAGGGGCAAAGGTACTGCTTCACCCACGCAGTTAGGATTAAAACTAATAAAAAGTTTACCTCAAGCATTGACTAAACACTTTCAAGTCATCATTCTCGTAGATACTGCATTTGGAAGTGTAGAGTTTTTACACGCTGCACGCCAGTTAAAATATCATGTCATTGCTGGTGTACGTTGTGACCGAAAGCTACTAGACAAACGTTGTGTTGCGGATTTATCTAAGCGAGGGCAACAAGTACGGCTTGTCGGTTTGAAGTTTCCCGTCTCAGTATCTTGGTATTATCTCAAACGCGATAATGGCAACCTAGAAAAACGGTTTGTCTTGTCAACCAAACCGCTTAAAGGCAGTACTATCACATGGTGGGGAAAGCGGCGCTGGCAAATCGAAGGCTGGTTCAAAACTGCCAAGCATCGCTTTGGTTTACATCGCTTTGGTCAAGGTACTCTTTTGGGAGTCTACCGCTGGCTAGTACTGTCGCTGATTGCTTATTTGTTGGCACATTGGGCGTATTTATCTACCAACACCACTGATCTACCTGATTGGGGAGCTGCTGCTCTTTTGGCACTACAGGCTTTCTTGCCCCAGTTGGTTTTGTTTTTGCTTTTACTAGAGATTGAGCGTTTACGACCACTATGCTGCGCACAAGGCATAGACATTCAATTTACTAGATGCAAGATGTGA
- a CDS encoding DUF2499 domain-containing protein, with the protein MHVLSIPTWIIHVSSVIEWIAAIWFIWTYGEVSRNRAWWTLSLAMLPALISAMCACTWHFFDNSKSLEWLVTLQAAMTVLGNFTLLAAGWWIWRSTAGGRDDKQQNPGFTSHLNQKAKS; encoded by the coding sequence ATGCACGTACTTTCAATTCCCACCTGGATTATTCATGTTTCAAGTGTTATCGAGTGGATTGCCGCTATTTGGTTCATCTGGACTTACGGCGAAGTCAGTCGTAACCGGGCATGGTGGACATTGTCCCTCGCTATGCTACCAGCTCTGATTAGTGCTATGTGTGCCTGCACCTGGCACTTTTTTGACAATTCTAAATCTCTAGAATGGCTGGTGACACTTCAAGCTGCTATGACGGTTTTAGGGAACTTCACGCTTTTGGCAGCTGGATGGTGGATTTGGCGTTCTACAGCAGGCGGAAGAGATGATAAACAACAAAATCCTGGGTTTACTTCACACTTAAATCAAAAGGCGAAATCATGA
- a CDS encoding AAA family ATPase translates to MVKLILLIGLPGSGKSSVAQHLLAEDPRRQLISTDAIRKQLFRDEAIQGPWLLVWRELQRQFLQAAEQISHTAAGEAIYDATNTQRRHRREVITLARSIGFNHITGLWIDTPVWLCLARNQRRDRQVPEDAIFRMHRQLRDAPPTLQEGLERIIRCTPSPVRCGQK, encoded by the coding sequence ATGGTTAAACTAATCTTGCTAATCGGGTTGCCTGGCAGCGGTAAATCCTCAGTGGCGCAACATCTGCTGGCAGAAGATCCACGGCGGCAGCTGATTTCCACTGATGCGATCAGGAAACAGTTGTTTAGAGATGAAGCGATTCAGGGACCATGGCTTCTAGTATGGCGGGAACTCCAGCGCCAATTTCTGCAAGCGGCTGAGCAAATCTCGCATACAGCAGCAGGGGAAGCCATTTACGATGCTACAAATACCCAGCGACGGCACAGGCGAGAAGTGATTACACTTGCCCGGTCAATTGGCTTTAACCATATCACTGGGTTGTGGATAGATACACCTGTTTGGCTGTGCTTAGCTCGAAATCAGCGGCGCGATCGCCAAGTGCCAGAAGACGCGATCTTCCGCATGCATCGTCAACTCCGGGATGCTCCCCCAACACTCCAGGAAGGGTTAGAGCGCATAATCCGCTGCACCCCAAGTCCTGTCAGGTGTGGTCAAAAGTAG
- the csaB gene encoding polysaccharide pyruvyl transferase CsaB, translating to MRAVLCGYYGKGNGGDEALLASLLQMLPSEVSPLVLSGNPDQTRDRYRVETCDRFRLLPVLQALRQSDVFIWGGGSLIQDATSAVSPLYYGGLMALAQQLGLKTIAWAQGIGPLKRPLTSWLAKKTFASCTAVSVRDRASAALLADWQVPFILAPDPVWALDAAPVPGLWNLPAPRVAVTLRSHPQLTETRLANFTRALIDFQTATQTCILLVPFQQTQDLALAQAIQPQLPGISQILYLEDPRLLKGVFRGVEMAIGMRLHSLIMAAAEGCRCFALSYDPKVSQLMKELEMPGWDLAQLPEDPTLMSQAWLEHYANGDCLTPEQIQSLVDRALMHKDLLSEALCK from the coding sequence ATCCGGGCAGTTTTGTGTGGCTACTACGGCAAGGGGAATGGTGGCGATGAGGCTTTGTTGGCTTCACTGCTGCAAATGCTACCATCTGAGGTTTCGCCTCTCGTGCTTTCTGGCAATCCAGATCAGACGCGCGATCGCTATCGGGTCGAGACGTGCGATCGCTTTCGCCTCTTACCCGTCCTCCAAGCATTACGCCAGTCGGATGTATTTATCTGGGGTGGCGGCAGTTTAATCCAAGATGCTACTAGTGCTGTGAGTCCCCTTTACTACGGCGGACTAATGGCATTGGCTCAACAGCTTGGCTTAAAAACCATTGCCTGGGCGCAAGGAATTGGTCCCTTGAAGCGTCCTCTAACTAGTTGGTTAGCAAAAAAAACCTTCGCTAGCTGCACAGCTGTAAGTGTGCGCGATCGCGCTTCTGCTGCCCTTTTAGCCGATTGGCAAGTTCCTTTTATCCTAGCTCCTGACCCAGTTTGGGCATTAGATGCTGCACCAGTACCTGGACTTTGGAATTTACCAGCTCCCAGAGTGGCTGTAACATTGCGATCGCACCCTCAACTAACTGAAACTCGTCTTGCTAATTTCACCCGCGCTTTGATTGACTTTCAAACGGCAACGCAAACCTGTATTTTGCTGGTACCGTTTCAACAAACTCAAGACTTAGCGCTCGCCCAAGCAATACAGCCGCAACTACCAGGTATTAGCCAAATTCTTTATCTTGAAGATCCAAGGTTGTTGAAAGGTGTATTTCGAGGTGTAGAGATGGCGATCGGAATGCGTCTCCACAGCTTGATTATGGCTGCTGCTGAAGGCTGTCGCTGTTTTGCCCTTAGTTATGACCCTAAGGTGAGCCAGTTGATGAAAGAACTAGAAATGCCTGGTTGGGATTTAGCCCAGTTGCCAGAAGATCCTACCTTGATGAGCCAGGCGTGGCTAGAGCATTATGCTAATGGTGATTGCCTTACACCCGAGCAAATCCAATCTTTGGTAGACCGAGCGCTGATGCACAAAGATTTACTGAGTGAAGCTCTTTGTAAGTGA
- a CDS encoding SRPBCC family protein, which produces MTALSASNSSNPALDMAWSQANQAALLQGEILVQTRSHSAWGGAVTANMYLPLTRSRVWHQLTDYPRWVQYFPDVIKSEVLHRGGSKKRLYQVARKAFLFFTAQVEVYLNVFEEVQQQIQFQMEQGTFIDFTADLKLQDCGAGTILTYAVQATPNIPILTSCI; this is translated from the coding sequence ATGACTGCACTTTCTGCATCAAACTCAAGCAATCCAGCTTTAGACATGGCTTGGAGTCAGGCTAACCAAGCAGCACTTTTGCAAGGAGAGATTTTGGTACAAACGCGATCGCACTCAGCTTGGGGTGGTGCGGTTACAGCTAACATGTACTTACCACTCACGCGATCGCGCGTCTGGCACCAGCTAACTGATTACCCCCGTTGGGTGCAATACTTCCCAGATGTGATCAAAAGCGAAGTTTTACACCGAGGCGGGAGCAAGAAGCGGCTGTATCAAGTTGCTCGCAAAGCCTTTCTTTTCTTCACTGCTCAAGTAGAAGTTTACCTGAACGTGTTTGAGGAAGTGCAGCAGCAAATTCAGTTTCAGATGGAACAGGGTACCTTTATTGATTTTACGGCAGACTTAAAGTTGCAAGATTGCGGTGCGGGTACTATACTCACCTATGCGGTTCAGGCAACGCCTAATATCCCCATACTCACATCTTGCATCTAG
- the hisA gene encoding 1-(5-phosphoribosyl)-5-[(5-phosphoribosylamino)methylideneamino]imidazole-4-carboxamide isomerase: MDVIPAIDLLEGRCVRLYQGDYERSQVFNDNPADVARQWVEQGASWLHVVDLDGAKTGKVVNRSAIAAILQAVSVPIQVGGGLRDRHSVAQLLDLGVQRVILGTVAVEQPQLVAELCQEFPGQIVVGIDARNGRVATRGWLETSEVLATELALQMQGLGAAAVIYTDIHRDGTLQGPNLEALRELATAVSIPAIASGGVSSITDLLSLLALAPLGVTGVIVGRALYTGDISLKEALQAIGPGRLQDIPPDLGFSTFA, encoded by the coding sequence ATGGATGTTATTCCAGCAATTGATTTACTCGAAGGTCGGTGTGTGCGGTTGTATCAAGGAGACTATGAGCGATCGCAGGTTTTTAATGACAATCCAGCTGATGTTGCCAGACAGTGGGTAGAACAGGGAGCGAGCTGGTTACATGTAGTGGATCTTGATGGTGCGAAGACGGGCAAAGTAGTAAATCGCTCGGCAATTGCAGCAATCTTGCAAGCAGTATCAGTACCAATTCAGGTTGGGGGTGGATTGCGCGATCGCCACAGTGTTGCCCAGTTGTTGGATCTAGGTGTGCAGCGGGTAATATTAGGAACCGTTGCTGTCGAACAGCCACAGCTAGTAGCCGAACTGTGTCAAGAATTTCCAGGGCAAATTGTTGTCGGCATTGATGCCCGTAATGGAAGAGTGGCAACTCGCGGTTGGCTGGAAACGTCGGAAGTTTTGGCAACCGAGTTGGCTTTACAGATGCAAGGACTGGGAGCCGCAGCAGTTATCTATACAGACATTCACCGCGATGGTACGCTACAAGGTCCCAACCTAGAAGCATTGAGAGAACTGGCAACAGCAGTTTCTATTCCGGCGATCGCCTCTGGTGGTGTGAGTTCTATCACCGATCTTTTGAGCTTACTAGCGCTTGCCCCCCTAGGTGTTACCGGTGTGATTGTCGGTCGCGCTTTATATACTGGCGATATTTCTCTCAAGGAAGCATTGCAGGCGATCGGTCCAGGGCGTTTACAAGATATCCCACCGGATCTAGGATTTTCGACCTTTGCTTAA
- a CDS encoding glucose-1-phosphate adenylyltransferase: MKNVLAIILGGGAGTRLYPLTKLRAKPAVPLAGKYRLIDIPVSNCINSEIYKIYVLTQYNSASLNRHIARAYSFAGFTEGFVEVLAAQQTPENPNWFQGTADAVRQYIWLLEEWNVDEYLILSGDHLYRMDYRQFVQRHRDTQADITLSVIPIDHRRASDFGLMKIDNAGRVIDFSEKPKGDALLKMQVDTSVLGLSPEQSKQKPYIASMGIYVFKREVMVKLLREQLERTDFGKEIIPASAKDYNVQAYLFDGYWEDIGTIEAFYEANLALTKQPEPPFSFYDENAPIYTRARYLPPSKLLDCQVTESIIGEGCILKNCRIFHSVLGVRSRVETGCTIEDSLVMGADFYQPFAEEQSSCENGNVPLGIGSNTTIRRAIIDKNTHIGCDVQIVNKDRVEEADRENQGFYIRNGIVVILKNAVIPDGTII, from the coding sequence GTGAAAAACGTATTAGCGATTATTCTAGGGGGCGGTGCCGGAACCCGCCTTTATCCGTTGACTAAGCTACGCGCCAAGCCAGCTGTGCCATTGGCAGGCAAGTATCGCTTAATTGATATCCCTGTTAGTAACTGCATTAACTCAGAAATCTACAAAATCTATGTCCTGACTCAATACAATTCGGCTTCGCTCAACCGCCATATTGCCCGCGCCTACAGTTTTGCTGGCTTCACAGAAGGTTTTGTGGAAGTGCTAGCTGCACAGCAAACGCCAGAAAACCCGAACTGGTTTCAAGGTACCGCTGATGCAGTCCGCCAGTATATCTGGCTGCTGGAAGAGTGGAATGTCGATGAATACTTAATTTTGTCGGGAGATCACCTGTACCGAATGGATTATCGCCAGTTTGTCCAACGTCACCGCGACACTCAGGCAGATATTACTCTTTCCGTTATCCCGATAGATCACCGCCGTGCTTCTGATTTTGGTTTGATGAAAATTGACAATGCAGGGCGGGTAATTGACTTTAGTGAAAAACCAAAAGGCGATGCATTGCTCAAGATGCAGGTTGATACTAGTGTGCTGGGGTTGAGCCCAGAACAGTCAAAGCAAAAGCCTTACATCGCGTCGATGGGCATTTATGTTTTTAAAAGAGAAGTAATGGTTAAGCTCTTAAGAGAGCAGCTAGAGCGGACAGATTTTGGTAAGGAGATCATTCCAGCCTCAGCCAAGGACTATAACGTCCAAGCTTACCTATTTGATGGTTACTGGGAAGATATTGGAACAATTGAAGCATTCTATGAAGCTAACCTGGCATTAACTAAGCAACCGGAGCCGCCTTTTAGCTTCTACGATGAAAATGCCCCGATTTATACCCGCGCCCGCTACTTACCCCCTAGTAAGCTTTTAGATTGCCAGGTAACGGAATCAATCATTGGGGAAGGTTGCATTCTGAAAAACTGCCGAATTTTTCACTCGGTGTTAGGTGTACGATCGCGCGTCGAAACAGGTTGTACGATTGAAGATTCCCTGGTAATGGGAGCTGATTTCTACCAGCCTTTTGCCGAAGAGCAATCTAGTTGCGAAAACGGCAATGTTCCCTTAGGCATTGGTTCTAATACAACAATTCGCCGCGCGATCATTGACAAAAATACCCATATCGGTTGTGATGTGCAAATCGTTAACAAAGATAGAGTGGAAGAAGCCGATCGAGAAAATCAAGGTTTCTACATCCGCAACGGCATTGTTGTGATACTGAAAAATGCAGTTATTCCGGATGGAACCATCATCTAG